The genomic segment TGTTCTTTAACTTCTTTACGCAATTGTTCAGCATAAATTCTCTGCGGTCCTTTTGTTCCGTCTTTAATTGAAGCTTTCCCATTTCGACCATACGAgaataaaactcctcctcaattTTGGATTTTGGTCTCAAGGTGGTAAGCATTTTCCAGTCAATAGGTACCACACACAGTTCGTTAATAGAAACGTCCTTCATTTCTGTTGGTACCGGGTCCCCATAGGTATAAATAGCTTCCCTTTCTCCATTAGTTCTTATAagttttttcatttcctttttgttCCACTTGAATGAATAATCCTTATCCTTTATTTTTATGTCTTCGGCTCGGACTTTAATTGGCCTCATTTTGTATTCAGGGACTTTCTCCATTAGTCGCTTAAACTCTTCACTAGTTTGTACAATATTTCGGCTCAGATCCAGCACGGATACAACAGCCTTTTTCTTTCCCAGAAGATCGTCCAAATTACTCATGGTTggaaaatacttttaatttatcTTTTTTAACGTTAGTttaattatttgtatttttttttcttttgacaaATGCACGAAACCGTAGTCACAATCCGCCAAAAAATGAGTGTTTCATCAAACCAAACAAACTAATTTGACTCCATAGCAACCATTTTCATAAGTTATTTTATGAATGACTCAAATAAGGGACCTGGGCTcaaatatacaaaaacaagtaaaaacgtgcaaagTACGGCCGGGACGAATGTTGCCTCTTCTAGGTTCTCAAGAAATTATATGGGGTCGATATTTATGTGGTATTTAAAgaagggctgcggagtcggagtcgagcaattttggcAGGAGCCGGTGTAGAGATAATTTTGTCGACAAAGTAGTAAAAagtgtttcaacaaaaaatctaaattcaatTCTAAAAattctgaagaaaaaaaaaaaaattttttttgtagtagACTGCTGCATTCAATTTTCCTGTTTTTTAAATTCAAGCTCGAGGTCTCTttgtttttatagcctccaccataagatgggggtatacaaatttcgtcattctgtttgtaactactcgaaatattcgtctgagaccccataaagtatatatattcttaatcgtcgcgacattttatgtcgatctagccatgtccgtccgtccgtccgtccatccgtccgtccgtccgtccgtcattctgtcgaaagcacgctaacttccgaaggagtaaagctagccgcttgaaattttgcacaaatactttttattagtggggttttggggtttgacttcttgagcctttagaggtcgcaattattatccgattggaatgaaattttgcacgacgtgttttgttatgatatccaacaactgtgctaagtatggttcaaatcggttcataacctgatatagctgccatataaaccgatcttgggtcttgacttcttaagcctctagagtgcgcaattcttatccgatttgaatgcatttttgcacgaagtgcaaacaactgtgccaagtgtgatataaattggttcataacctgatatagctgtcatataaacagatctggggacttggcttcttgatcttctatagggcgcaattcctatccgatttggtcgaaaattttcatgaagtattttattcttactttcaataactgtgtcaaaaaaggttcaaatcggttcataacctgatatagctgccatataaaccgatctgggattttgacttcttgagcctctagaggtcgcaactattatccgatttgcctaaaattttgtactacggatcctctcatgaccatccacatacgtgtttattatggtctgaatcggtcgatagcccgatacagctcccatataaatcgatctctctattttatttcttgagcccccaaagggcgcaatttttattcgaattggctgacattttacacaggtctccaacatataatttaattgtggtccaaaccggactaatcttgatatctctctaatagcagaacaaaatttttcttgtatccttttttgccttggaagagatgccgggaaaagaactcgacaaatgcgatccatggtggagggtatataagattcgacccggccgaacttagcacgctcttacttgttgggtagtacttttgtggtaagggggagggtccgccccctcccgatatcaaaaaatcatatagcctatgtttccttccagacgtaggttggtctggaaggaaacaatctgtgaaaatttcaaggtaatcggttcagccgtttttgagtctatacggaacgaacaaacaaacaaacatacaaacaaacaaataaactcaaattgaattttatatataaaatttgataCTAATTTTACCCCCCTTCTTCcatacagaagcggcttcaaccatttcgatgccatcccctcctgtcccGATTGTGGCTGGGGGAaattcagtctcctgcaatccgcagGCCTTAGCGACGTGGtcaatagttcctcagacaagtgttcagcaacaactgctgagtcgtctcttgATTCCACAACCCCGCCGCACATTGGTTCAAGAGTGGCcgaaattcatttttttcatgttcgccgatttggataattttttggtattttgttgtCAGATAGTTGAATATTATGATTCCGTAATATTAGGCTGATATATTTAGTATTTCTTTGGACAGACACGCTCCAAGTTCATATATGTTCGCTTGTTTAAAATGGCATGCAAATTTACTGTATATTCAATCTTTTGGTACAATCACAGTAAACTTATCATTTGACTTTGTTGTATATTTTCGTAAATGGCAATTGTCATAGATGAGATTTGCattaaaaaaagttggaaaaagtgccacataaaaaatttcgtagaacaaaatataaacaacatcaaaatttcaatgttcaTCAACTTCAGTGGACTGCATGTTTTTAGCGCTGTGGAGCGCTGTTTAACGAAAGACGTCAAATTACAGCTTGAAGTCTCagctaaaagctaaaaaaaaattcagctgcTCATACCTGCTCCTTTCCAAAAGAAAcagtaaaaactataaagtgatAAAGTAAGAAAACGTGAATTTTCGTtcatgcttgttgttgttgttgccataatTCTTTACTGTTAACAACAATAGAAGATCAAGCGATAGACTATTAGGTGCTGTGTTATCATTCATTTATTATGTTGTTGCATGCAATAACAACTACACATTATGTCTTGCTCTCTTTATTGCACAAAATCTTTTCCGTTAGAGCTTAATAAGTAATACATTAAGTACCAACAACAATATACAGTTTCTGATTTAAATTTCTGCTTTTGGGTATACATTTCTAATATTATTGATATGCTAATTGACATTACATTGGCAAGTGCAGTGATAAGAGGTGTGTTTTTAAGTGATATcaagatttaattttattaattatggaaaatgtaacaatttcttatttaaatatttgcgaAATATTAATTGATAACAACAGTGATATTGATGTTACTGTCGAAGTCATTGCAAATAGCAATGAAGGAATGACTGCTGAGGATGTTGAAGTCTTTActggatttttgaaaaaaaacttttttacaaaGTTCAAAGATAGATGGCAAAAAGCAAGACGCATAAAAACCAGATTTCTTGATCTTAATGAAAATTGGCTGAAAAATGTCTACAAAGTGTGCAAATATACCGCAAACAATGAAGCACCAAGCtgttcaaatatggttaaacGTGGACGTCCAGCAAAAGCCTTCGAGGATTGCCAACCGCGAACAAAGAGGACAAAGGTACAAGATTTTTGTGAAAACACCTCAATGGTGTTGATATCGTCTGCCGCAAAAAAAAGTGAGTGTTTAGACAAATCCATTAAGGCGTTCACCCCGGAGAAGGCACTTGGGCTGATACTTGATGCTTCGTTGTCAAAGCATCAATATGAGGTTTTGCGCAGTTCAGCTAGAGAAATTGGATTCGACATTTACCCATCCTACCATCAGGTActggaagcaaaaaaaaaatgctatccTGCAAATGTTCAGGTGCAAGAAAGTTGTAGCAAAGTTTCTCTACAACAGTTATTAGATCATACAGTAACCAGGATTTTGATGACAAAAACCGAGAATGAGGTGACAGAACTCCCCAACGAACTGCAAATGTTCTCAAAATGGGGCTGTGACGGAAGTTCGGGACACAGTGAATACCATCAAAAATTCACAGATCCAAATGACTCCGATAAATATATGTTCTTAACGTCACTTGTTCCATTGACCCTCACAGAGCGTAATAATATGTCAACAATGTGCTGGAGAAATACAGAGCCATCATCAACTAGATTTTGCCGAccgttaaaatttgaatttatacaAGAAACAGCTGAAGTTATAAATTCAGAGGTCAGTCGTGTTAATgacgaaataaaaaatttaagaaatactgtCGTTGAATTGCATAGCAGAAACTTCAATATTTCTCACACACTGAAATTAACAATGATTGATGGGAAAGTAGCTACTACGATTTCTGGAAGTTCACCTATGGCGGTTTGCTTCATATGTGGAGCAAAGCCCACAGAAATGAATAATTTAGATGCGGTGATTTTGAGGAAATGTTCGGAAGAAGCAGTTGCGTTTGGTATTTCTCCCTTGCATGCGAGAATCAAATTTATGGAGTGCATTCTGCACATTTCTTACCGTCTAAGTTTCAAAAAATGGAGAACAGATAGTTACACAAAAATTGAAATGGCGGCAAATAAAGCTGAAATTGGGAAGAGATTAAAGTTGACACTGGGCATAAATGTGGACGCGGTGAAGCAAGGTATGGGCACAACAAACGATGGCAATACGGCAAGAAGGTTTTTCGAAAATCCAGCCAAAACTGCAGACGTAATTGGAATAAAAGAAGAGTTAATACAtagatttaaaattattttggccGCAATAAATTGTAATGCAGCAGTCGACACTagcaaatttcatatatattgcATGGATACTGCCAAGTTGTTTGTTGATCTCTATGGCTGGTACTACATGCCTGTAACTGTGCATAAGATTCTGGTGCATGGTAGCAAAATTATAGCAGAAGCTATTCTGCCAATAGGTATGTCTCTATTTAAAGGCCCTTATTCaatgatttaattttcattttttacattttaattgattGTTTGTATCAGGTATGCTGtccgaagaagctcaggaagcgAGGAATAAAGATTATAGAGCCTATAGATTACATCATTCGCGAAGAATTGGACGTGTAGCCACTAATGAAGATGTAATGCATAACCTTTTATTGTCTTCAGACCCATTTATAAATAGATTTCGCTCAAAGctgcaaatcaaaaaattggagtacgataatgatgttaaaaaattattaaaagactatgcttaatttatttattcatgttTTTTCTATGGGAGGTGGCCGTAAAAGTGGGCGGATcaggtatatattttcaggagccCATTCTACAATTAtaataattactttttgtgaaaattgaattgatgcattaaaaattaaaagtgggcggatatttttcaaatttcacacaaatgatTCTGAGTGTTTAAAAATGCTATGTGCCAAAAAACAATGCCGtaggtcaaaatttaatttttactttgtatGGGAGGTGGGCGTAAAAGTGGGCGgatcattttgatttttccattttttcttgattcaaacaaaaaatgcctatgtgccaagtttcattgTCCTTCGACAACTTCTTCTATTTTTAGCCGCTCGTTCAATGAACTTGAACCAATGTGCGCcgtttctatagaccttcagtttcaacttgttaaatccgtaggatacaactccttcggACTTGAGGCCTGTGTCGCTGAtttccgagcccaatttaggaagTCTCTCTACCTATTAGTGAAAGTCTTAGGATCATACGAACCAAGCCTCTGAATGAATCTGAGAGCGATGTGTCTTCTATTATTTCAACCTCTTAAAGGGCGTGCGAtaaaagaataggttcggccatgtccttaagactcgaaccagatgtattcgtcaaaagcccctgctaaACAGCCGACTGTCGACTAGTGGaacctggagcagccgctcctcCAGTCAAGATTtaagtagcagacaacatgctttAGCCTGATACCAGAAACGCAGCTGTTGGTTCTTTGAAAtctattctaagcctactcccgtaccggagttacaggaaaatttttGCAGAACGAAAttacaaaacgtccgctccactcaacgattCAATATATCACAGCTGTTTAACTAACTCGAAGATGTTTTCTGAGGCTAGGAAACTGACGAAACGGAAAATAATCTACTAACatagaattaattaaaatttcctcAGATCAAGCTTTTTTATTACAAACACCCataaaaattagtctgctgatatcagcaaaca from the Stomoxys calcitrans chromosome 1, idStoCalc2.1, whole genome shotgun sequence genome contains:
- the LOC106095212 gene encoding uncharacterized protein LOC106095212 — its product is MSNLDDLLGKKKAVVSVLDLSRNIVQTSEEFKRLMEKVPEYKMRPIKVRAEDIKIKDKDYSFKWNKKEMKKLIRTNGEREAIYTYGDPVPTEMKDVSINELCVVPIDWKMLTTLRPKSKIEEEFYSRMVEMGKLQLKTEQKDRREFMLNNCVKKLKNKSGIVETRLQTCVECGEEMCCGKACTEFNYDLFSRVEPNFPKPKLVSNTSNKGKINGRKKLAGNASKNKSKKTK
- the LOC131994139 gene encoding uncharacterized protein LOC131994139 isoform X2, whose protein sequence is MTAEDVEVFTGFLKKNFFTKFKDRWQKARRIKTRFLDLNENWLKNVYKVCKYTANNEAPSCSNMVKRGRPAKAFEDCQPRTKRTKVQDFCENTSMVLISSAAKKSECLDKSIKAFTPEKALGLILDASLSKHQYEVLRSSAREIGFDIYPSYHQVLEAKKKCYPANVQVQESCSKVSLQQLLDHTVTRILMTKTENEVTELPNELQMFSKWGCDGSSGHSEYHQKFTDPNDSDKYMFLTSLVPLTLTERNNMSTMCWRNTEPSSTRFCRPLKFEFIQETAEVINSEVSRVNDEIKNLRNTVVELHSRNFNISHTLKLTMIDGKVATTISGSSPMAVCFICGAKPTEMNNLDAVILRKCSEEAVAFGISPLHARIKFMECILHISYRLSFKKWRTDSYTKIEMAANKAEIGKRLKLTLGINVDAVKQGMGTTNDGNTARRFFENPAKTADVIGIKEELIHRFKIILAAINCNAAVDTSKFHIYCMDTAKLFVDLYGWYYMPVTVHKILVHGSKIIAEAILPIGMLSEEAQEARNKDYRAYRLHHSRRIGRVATNEDVMHNLLLSSDPFINRFRSKLQIKKLEYDNDVKKLLKDYA
- the LOC131994139 gene encoding uncharacterized protein LOC131994139 isoform X1 — its product is MENVTISYLNICEILIDNNSDIDVTVEVIANSNEGMTAEDVEVFTGFLKKNFFTKFKDRWQKARRIKTRFLDLNENWLKNVYKVCKYTANNEAPSCSNMVKRGRPAKAFEDCQPRTKRTKVQDFCENTSMVLISSAAKKSECLDKSIKAFTPEKALGLILDASLSKHQYEVLRSSAREIGFDIYPSYHQVLEAKKKCYPANVQVQESCSKVSLQQLLDHTVTRILMTKTENEVTELPNELQMFSKWGCDGSSGHSEYHQKFTDPNDSDKYMFLTSLVPLTLTERNNMSTMCWRNTEPSSTRFCRPLKFEFIQETAEVINSEVSRVNDEIKNLRNTVVELHSRNFNISHTLKLTMIDGKVATTISGSSPMAVCFICGAKPTEMNNLDAVILRKCSEEAVAFGISPLHARIKFMECILHISYRLSFKKWRTDSYTKIEMAANKAEIGKRLKLTLGINVDAVKQGMGTTNDGNTARRFFENPAKTADVIGIKEELIHRFKIILAAINCNAAVDTSKFHIYCMDTAKLFVDLYGWYYMPVTVHKILVHGSKIIAEAILPIGMLSEEAQEARNKDYRAYRLHHSRRIGRVATNEDVMHNLLLSSDPFINRFRSKLQIKKLEYDNDVKKLLKDYA